The Psychrobacter raelei genome contains the following window.
CGCAAGACTTGAACTTAATCACAGCGTTATTGGTGGTCATTGCTCTACAACTGCCATCCATTAAGTCAAAACTGTTGTCCGGTCGCCGTAGCAGCTAACCTTTATTAACCATTTAATTCAGACCCTCTGAAATAAGAAGGATATCGCCTTATGATGCAAGCCAATGACCTACGACTGACCTTTAACCGAGGTACTCCGATAGAAAACCCTGCGCTGCGTGGCATTAGCTTAAACATCGCTGAAGGCGAGTTTGTGACCGTAATTGGCACCAACGGCGCAGGCAAATCTACCTTTTTGAACGCAGTAAGCGGCACCACCCGTGTTGATAGCGGCTCAATCTTATTAAACGGTGTTGATGTCACCAAAAAAAGTGCGCACCAAAGAGCGCACTGGGTGGCTCGGGTATTCCAAGACCCTATGGCCGGTACTTGTGAAGCACTAACCATTGAAGAAAACCTTGCGTTAGCCTATAAACGCGGTGGTAAACGTGGTTTAAGCTTTGCGCTTAATAATAAAAACCGTGATTTGTTCCGTGAAAAGCTGTCTATCCTAAAGCTGGGACTTGAAAACCGCTTAACCGATAGAATGGGGTTATTATCAGGGGGTCAACGTCAAGCAGTCAGTCTGCTTATGGCCTCATTACAGCCCTCAAAAATCTTATTACTTGATGAACATACCGCAGCTTTAGACCCCAAAACTGCCGCTTTTGTCTTGGAGCTGACCGATAAGATTGTCACAGACAACAATCTGACCACCATGATGGTCACCCACTCCATGCAGCAAGCCTTAACCCACGGCGATCGCACCGTGATGCTGCACCAAGGCCAAGTGGTATTAGATGTCTCCGGTGATGTACGACAAGGTATGACTGTGCATGATCTATTAGATATGTTTGAGCAAACTCGGGGCGAAAAGGTAGAGGATGACAGCCTGATTTTAAGCTAATTTCTCACGACTGACGAGCAGCTCATGCCGTTACAAACCTAAAAAACCCGCCTCAAGTTGAGGCGGGTTTTTAGTTAATAGCACGGTATAGATAGCAACTAAAGCTTAAATATCAAACTCTAAAGCACGGTCGCCTTTATCATCTTGAATGCGTGTTGGCAGACCAATATTGTTCAATAGATTAATAAAGGGTTTAACATCAAGCTCTTCAACGTTTGCCATGTGCCCCACATCCCACTCACCAGTGGCCACTAGCATGGCAGCTGCAACAGGTGGCACGCCTGCGGTGTAAGAGATACCTTGGCTACCCACTTCGTTGTAGGCTTCTTTGTGATCAGAGACGTTGTAGATAAAGATCTCAGTGTCTACACCATTGATTTTACCCTTCACTTTATCACCAATACAGGTTTTGCCTGTATAGTTTGGTGCCAGTGAACTTGGGTCAGGCAGAACAGCTTTTACCACTTTAAGTGGCACCACTTCTTGACCCTCAGCCGTTACTACTGGCTGCTCTGATAACAAACCTAGGTTTTGTAGTACGGTGAATACATTAATGTAATGGTCACCAAAGCCCATCCAAAAGCGAATGTTTGGCACATCTAGGTTGGCAGATAAAGAGTGGATTTCGTCATGGCCACTTAAATAACTGTTTTGCTCACCCACCACAGGCAAGTCATCGGTACGTTTTACCTCAAACATTTTATTTGATTGCCACTGGCTGTTTTGCCAAGAATACACCGTACCGGTAAACTCACGGAAGTTAATCTCTGGATCAAAGTTGGTGGCGAAGTATTTGCCATGGCTACCGGCGTTGATATCAATGATATCGATATCAGTTACTGAGCCTTTGTCCATCATATCGTAGCCGGCACGGGCATAAGCATTGACCACACCTGGATCGAAGCCTGCCCCTAAGATGGCAGTAATGTTATTGGCTGCACAGCGCTCTTTGCGCTTCCACTCGTAGTTGCCATACCATGGCGGGGTCTCACAAATCTTGCGAGGGTCTTCATGAATGGCCGTGTCAATATAAGCTGCACCGGTGTTAATACAAGCTTCAAGTACCGTCATGTTAACAAAGGCTGAGCCCACGTTAATCACAATCTGAGCACCTGTTTGGTTAATTAACTCAGCAACCGCTTCAGAATCCATGGCATCTACAGCATGTGTATGCAGTGTCGCTGGCTGATTAAAGCTGTTCTTTTCTACCACGCTGGCTGCGATGTCATCACATTTTTGTTTGGTGCGTGAAGCGATATGTAACTCCCCAAGCACATCATTATGCATGGCACATTTGTGAGCCACAACTTGGGCTACGCCGCCTGCGCCGATGATTAGAACGTTGCGTTTGGGGGTTTGAGTGTTAGTAGTCAATCTGGAAATCCTCCTTAGTGGGTCAACTTAATGATTAATGTGTTGACGCCGTGAGTGTTGTGCGTGAATTAAAAAGGAAGAATTGGGAAAACCCACGCACCCGAAATTACTTTAGTCAAACTTTTTGGTGCGCTTAGCACGCTTTACTACAATGACACCCAGCGCGATAATCAGTCCAAAAAGTTCTGGTACTAAAAACCGAGCATTATAATGTCAAATGTCTAAATTTGCGACAGTCATTTACGTCATTTATAGACAAATAAGTAAGCTCACTTACTAGGCTTGTCTTAACGAAAATGACCATCGCAGTTTTGGGGTAATGGATAAGCTGATAGATTAAGATAGACTGGCTTTAAAGTCTTCATAACCAAAGGTTTTTTGGACTGTAAGCTCACCTTGCTCATCACAAATAACAATGGCTGGCATCGCCACACCATTAAACCAGTTTTTCTTAACCATAGTGTAGCCCGCTGCATTGCCAAAAGATACCTTATCGCCAATAGTTAACGGCTTATCTAGCGCATATTCACCAAAGATATCACCGGCTAAGCAAGATTTACCATAAATAATGGTGCTGTCATCGCTTTGCTGCGAGGTAATTTGGCACGCTTCGTCGTTAATCTGTACCAAAGGCGCAGTCTCACGATAAATCAATAAGTCGAGCATATGTGCTTCAATAGATGCATCCACCACGGCCAGTGGCTTACCATTATGCAGCGTATCTAGCACGGTGGTAACCAATTTAGCAGCATTATGAATACAGGCCTCGCCTGGCTCTAAATACACTTGTACGCCGTATTTTTCACTAAAGCTCTTCAAGCGCTGCGCCAACTTCTCTAGCGGATAATCTGGGGCAATAAAATGAATACCACCGCCTAGACTGACCCATTCAAGCTGATAAAACAGCTCCCCAAACTTAGCTTCAATATCAGCCAGACTGTCACTAAACGCCTCAAAGCTGTTATTTTCACAATTATTATGGATCATAACCCCAGTGATGTCGTCAATAACCGGCTTGATTTTTTCGATATCATGCTCACCCAGACGGCTAAAAGGACGTGCTGGATCGGCAATAATAAATGAAGAATTGCTGGTTTTTGGGTTAATACGCAAACCCACAGGAATGCTTTGAGCTTTGGCTTTGTCTTTAAAGGCATGCAGCTGATTGAATGAGTTAAAGATGATTTTGTCGGCATAGGTTAACACCTCATCAATCTCATCTGCACTATAAGCGACACTATAAGCATGCGTCTCTTTATCCTCACCAAACTCTTCTTTGCCCAAGCGCACCTCATTTAAAGATGATGAGGTGGTGCCATGTAGATAAGGCGTCATCTCATCGAACACCCCCCAAGTGGCAAAGCATTTTAAAGCCAATAAAGCCTTAGCAC
Protein-coding sequences here:
- a CDS encoding saccharopine dehydrogenase family protein, with the translated sequence MTTNTQTPKRNVLIIGAGGVAQVVAHKCAMHNDVLGELHIASRTKQKCDDIAASVVEKNSFNQPATLHTHAVDAMDSEAVAELINQTGAQIVINVGSAFVNMTVLEACINTGAAYIDTAIHEDPRKICETPPWYGNYEWKRKERCAANNITAILGAGFDPGVVNAYARAGYDMMDKGSVTDIDIIDINAGSHGKYFATNFDPEINFREFTGTVYSWQNSQWQSNKMFEVKRTDDLPVVGEQNSYLSGHDEIHSLSANLDVPNIRFWMGFGDHYINVFTVLQNLGLLSEQPVVTAEGQEVVPLKVVKAVLPDPSSLAPNYTGKTCIGDKVKGKINGVDTEIFIYNVSDHKEAYNEVGSQGISYTAGVPPVAAAMLVATGEWDVGHMANVEELDVKPFINLLNNIGLPTRIQDDKGDRALEFDI
- a CDS encoding ABC transporter ATP-binding protein, whose protein sequence is MMQANDLRLTFNRGTPIENPALRGISLNIAEGEFVTVIGTNGAGKSTFLNAVSGTTRVDSGSILLNGVDVTKKSAHQRAHWVARVFQDPMAGTCEALTIEENLALAYKRGGKRGLSFALNNKNRDLFREKLSILKLGLENRLTDRMGLLSGGQRQAVSLLMASLQPSKILLLDEHTAALDPKTAAFVLELTDKIVTDNNLTTMMVTHSMQQALTHGDRTVMLHQGQVVLDVSGDVRQGMTVHDLLDMFEQTRGEKVEDDSLILS
- the nspC gene encoding carboxynorspermidine decarboxylase, with protein sequence MLKTPYYQIDIAALKQNLQIVQRLCDLSGAKALLALKCFATWGVFDEMTPYLHGTTSSSLNEVRLGKEEFGEDKETHAYSVAYSADEIDEVLTYADKIIFNSFNQLHAFKDKAKAQSIPVGLRINPKTSNSSFIIADPARPFSRLGEHDIEKIKPVIDDITGVMIHNNCENNSFEAFSDSLADIEAKFGELFYQLEWVSLGGGIHFIAPDYPLEKLAQRLKSFSEKYGVQVYLEPGEACIHNAAKLVTTVLDTLHNGKPLAVVDASIEAHMLDLLIYRETAPLVQINDEACQITSQQSDDSTIIYGKSCLAGDIFGEYALDKPLTIGDKVSFGNAAGYTMVKKNWFNGVAMPAIVICDEQGELTVQKTFGYEDFKASLS